From Bacteroidota bacterium:
GCTGCAAAGAAAGCGCTTGATTCAAGAGGATACGGCATGTCGTCGGTCCGGTTTATCTGCGGTACCCAAGATATACATAAGGAACTTGAACAAAAAATTGCTGATTTTTATGGAACTGAAGATAGCATTTTATATGCTGCCTGCTTTGATGCCAACGGCGGGGTTTTTGAACCTCTGTTTAGCGAACAGGATGCCATCATCAGCGATGCGCTGAACCACGCTTCCATTATTGACGGGATCAGGCTTTGCAAGGCACAACGTTATCGTTACGAACATGCCAATATGAGCGATCTGGAAAACAAATTAAAACTTGCTCAGGCACAACGATTCCGCATGATCGTTTCCGACGGGGTGTTCTCAATGGATGGCGACATATCCAAACTGGATGAAATAACGGCCCTTGCAGAAAAATACGATGCCCTTGTGATGATCGACGAAAGCCATTGCGCGGGATTCATTGGAAAATCAGGAAAAGGTTCGCATGAATACCACCATGTGATGAACAAAATTGATATTGTAACCGGCACACTGGGCAAAGCACTGGGAGGAGCCCTGGGCGGATTTACCACCGGAAAAAAGGAAATTATTGAATTGCTGCGCCAGCGTTCAAGGCCCTATTTGTTTTCCAATTCTTTATCCCCTGCGATTGTCGGTGCTTCCATTGCTGTGTTCGATTTACTTTCGAAATCAACCGAATTGCGTGATCATTTAATGGAGAATGCTTCCTATTTCCGGAGAAAGATGACAGAAGCAGGCTTCGACCTTAAACCCGGAGAATCCGCTATTGTTGCCTTAATGCTTTATGATGCAGTATTGGCTCAGAAATTT
This genomic window contains:
- the kbl gene encoding glycine C-acetyltransferase: MYGKIKEHLQNEIASIREAGLYKEERIITSPQGAEITLNTGQKVLNFCSNNYLGLASHPLVIEAAKKALDSRGYGMSSVRFICGTQDIHKELEQKIADFYGTEDSILYAACFDANGGVFEPLFSEQDAIISDALNHASIIDGIRLCKAQRYRYEHANMSDLENKLKLAQAQRFRMIVSDGVFSMDGDISKLDEITALAEKYDALVMIDESHCAGFIGKSGKGSHEYHHVMNKIDIVTGTLGKALGGALGGFTTGKKEIIELLRQRSRPYLFSNSLSPAIVGASIAVFDLLSKSTELRDHLMENASYFRRKMTEAGFDLKPGESAIVALMLYDAVLAQKFASRMLEEGIYVTGFYYPVVPKGQARIRIQLSAAHTKEHLDKAIYAFIKVGKELNVFETKK